The genomic region TATATCCAGTATTACCTTTACCATAAATCCATTTTCCATTATAACATCCATGAGATGGAAAGTAACAGCCTTTACTTCAGCCCTGCTTTCATGAATTGAGGGATCAAACTCTTCACCCCATGCCATCCCTTCTAAAATGTACTCACTATCTTTTTTTTCTATTTTAACTTTGAATTTAGAAAATACCAAAAATTCAGAGTCCAGAATGAACAGAAATTCAGAAAGCCAATCATAAAGAAGTGCATATTCATCTTCAGATTCTATTTTAATCTTTTTTTGAATTTTCGGCTTTACTTTAGATGTATCTGTCATTACCTCAAACATGGCGAGGGCCGCATTTTCGAATGCCTGTTCTAAAGTATTTCCATATGCTTTATAACCTACATCTGCAGTAACATCAAAAAATTCGAATTTTTTATTTTTTATACTTGTTTTCACTCTATAACTCCATCTAGAAATGTTAATAAATAAAATAGCGCAATTTTAGATAGGAAAAAAGATTCTTTATGCAACTTCTCTTGGGAACTCTTCATGGACTTTTTTGGCTTCCAGTCCTCTACCAAGTCTCCTTGCAACCTCTTCATAGTATTCATTAGTCTGCGGTGTTGTTGAAGGATTAACTTTGGTCAATGCTTCTTCAAAATGTCTTTTTGATACTTTTTCTATTTTAATATTCTCATGCAGTGCTATCATGCCTGCTTTTCTGCATAGTGCCTCTATATCTGCCCCTGAATATCCTTCTGTCCTTTTTGAAAGTTCTTTAATGTTTACATCTTCATCAAGAGCCATATCTCTAACATGAACCTTCAAAATTTCAAGACGTGTTTTTTCATCTGGAGGGGGTACCAGAACAATTTCATCAAACCTTCCCGGTCGAAGTAATGCGGCATCAATTAGATCAGGTCTATTAGTTGCTCCAATAACGACAACACCCCTCAATTCTTCAAGTCCGTCCATTTCTGAAAGCAGAGTATTTACCATCCGCTCAACAACCCGTGGTTCTCCCATTCCAGACCCTCGCATAGGGGCTATAGCATCTATTTCATCAAAGAACACAATACAAGGAGATGCCTGTTTTGCTTTCTTAAATATCTCAGCTATTTTTCTTTCAGATTCTCCAAACCATTTACTTAAAATTTCTGAACCTTTAACACTTATAAAGTTTGCTTTAGATTCTGTTGCAACTGCCTTAGAAAGCATGGTCTTACCAGTTCCAGGAGGTCCAAATAAAAGAATTCCCTTGGATGGATGGATACCAATTCGCCTGAAATCATCGCCATGATTTAATGGCCATTCTACAACTTCTTTTAATGTTTCTTTTAACTCTTCAAGTCCTCCTATATCATCCCAATGGATATCTGGAACTTCTATAAATACTTCACGAAGTGCAGAAGGACTTATGGATTTTAATGCCTCCATAAAATCATTATTGGTTACAAAAAGCCTTTCTAAAACTTCTCTTGGAATTGTTTGCTCTTCAAGATCAATATCCGGTAATATTCTCCTTAATGCATTCATCGCTGATTCACGACTTAGAGCAGCTAGATCAGCTCCAACAAAGCCGTGAGTGATGTCTGCAATTTCATTCATATCCACGTCATCTTCAAGAGGCATTCCCCTTGTATGTATCTGTAAAATTTCATATCTTCCATCACGGTCAGGTACTCTGAGTTCTATTTCTCTATCAAATCTTCCAGGTCTCCTTAATGCAGGGTCAAGTGCATCCGGCCTGTTGGTTGCCCCGATAACTATAACTTTTCCTCTTTCTTTTAATCCATCCATTAATGCCAGTATCTGGGCTACTACTCTTCTTTCGACTTCTCCAGTTACTTCTTCTCTTTTAGGTGCAATTGCATCTATTTCATCAATAAATATTACTGTTGGTGCATTTTCTTCAGCTTCTTTAAATAATTCCCTGATTTTCTTTTCTGCTTCTCCTACATATTTACTCATCACTTCAGGACCATTTATAGCTACAAAATTTGAACCACTCTCATTTGCAACTGCCTTTGCAAGAAGAGTTTTTCCAGTACCTGGGGCTCCATGTAAAAGAACTCCACGCGGGGGATCAATTCCAAGTCTGTCAAATATCTCAGGGTGACGGAGTGGAAGCTCAATCATCTCTCTTACTTTTGAAATTTCCTGTTTTAAACCGCCAACATCATCATACGTAACATCTGGAACTTTTTTCTCAATTATTTCCACTGCTTCAGGCCTGATCTCAATTTCAGTAACTTCATTTATTCTTACAATTCCTGCCGGATTGGTTGATACAATTGAAAATTTAATCTCACCAAGTGAAAATGGCGTTCCTGCATCAAAAAACTCTCTGAGAATCTTTTCGCTACTGGGAAATTCCTTAAAGGTTTCTCTTGTCCTTCTTGGAGATATTAACGACATTACATCTCCCCTTGTAACCGCTCTTCCCATTATATTTCGTTTTATTAAATCTCCAGAAGCCATTATCCTTATTCCTTTTGTTGCAGGAGCCATAACGACTTTTCTTGCAACCCTTATCTCTGTATGTCTTAAAGAAACCATTTCACCTATTGATGTGCCTGCATTTGACCGTGTAAGTCCATCCATTCTTACAATTTCGAGTCCAACATCTGCAGGATATGCTTGCCCCACAACAGCACCTGTAGTTCTTTTACCAATTATTTCAATAATATCTCCAGGTTTAACATCAATTTGTTCAAGTAACTCTTTATCAATTCTTATAATACCTTTTCCTACATCCTGTTGGAGTGCCTCAGCAACTCTAAGTTCAATTTCACGACTTTCAGGCATTAATTTCCCCCCATAAAATGAAATGACTAAAAGAGTAATATATCCTGCAAAATCTCCCATCTACAAACCTTGATTTTTTGTCCTGGGAAACCTGGCTTACAAATCAAAAATTTGTAGCCAGGAATTGAAACATGCGAAACAGAGTTTCAATGCATGCAAAAACCTGCTGTTTTTGCGGTTACAAACCTCGTTTGTAAACATTGAAAATTGAAAATTTTCGAACGAATTCTACGACTTACAAAAACTGTTTATTTTGCAATTATCGAAATCATTTCCATGGTTTCCCATGGATTTGCAGACCGGAAAGTGATAATTTTTCACGTTTAATTATTTATTTTAATAAGTTGATATAATTTTTGGAATTAACTGGATAATCTGATTACTTTTCATACGCTCTCTATCTCTTTCTTTAAGTACCCGAATTATCAGGATAATAATAGAGAGTGATAAATATGTTAAAAACCCGTAGAAATGTTTCAATTCCCGATCTTAGAAGAAAACAAAGCATTATAAACTTGGAACAAATTAATCTTCAATCATGTGTCATGATAGGAGTAATCATAAGTTTACTGGTCATAAGTATTTTATGTGTTGCTGCTTATCCCAATTCAAACATGCCTGTAAATATCTAAAGGGGATTCATACATTTTTGAATTTCTTCTGGATCAAATCTCAATATTACGACTCTTGAATTCCCTTTAACACCTTTTCCTGTAAAATTAGTATCAACAAGTCTTAAAAATTCAAGTTTATTTAAAATACGGTTAAAAGAAGCATAACTTGAACTGATTCTTTTATTGAATGCATTGTAAAGACTTCCAGCAGTAAGATCATCCTCTGCCAACCTTATAATATCCAGTAATACCTTTTCATCGTCAGATAATGATTTTAACGTGTATGTTAAATTTATAGAACCAGTGCTTTTAAGTGCTTCTTTAATATGCTTTTCTTCTATTGTTTTTGAAGCATCAGCTTCGGCTAAATTACCACTGATTCTTAAAAGATCAATCCCAACCCTTAAATCACCGCTTGAAGATGCATGTTCAGTTATTTCATCTAATAATTCATCAGAAATAACATCACCATAAAAACCAATCTTAACCCTTTCTCTTAGAATATCCCCCATTTCTTCTTTTGTGTATGGATTAAAAATAATTTCTTGAGGGATAAATATGGAATTTACATTTTTATCAAGCATAAATCTGAATTCAATATCGGATAAAATTGCAAAGACTCCTGTTTTAACACCTTTAAATGCCTCATGAGCACGTAAAATATCATAAAAAATCTTATTAGCATTTTTACTGTAAAATAAATTATTAATATCATCTAAAGCCACAACAAGAGCTTGTTCATGGCTTGAAAGGTGCTGCATTATATTCTGGTAAATGCGTGAGAATGGAACGCCTGTTTCAGGGGGTGTATGCCCAAATATTTTCTGATAAATCTGTGAAAATATTCCAAAACGAGTAGTATGAAGCTGACAGTTAATATATACGCATATAACCTTGCTGGATGTTTTTTCAACCATTTCAAAGATTTTTTTAATTGCAGTGGTTTTCCCTGTTGCACAGGATCCCAGCACCACTGCATTAACCGGCCTTCCATTTCGAAGTGCTGGACGAATGCAAATTGCAAGTGCTTCCATCTGAGATTTTCTATGAGGAAAATGTTCTGGAATATAATCTGGATTAAATGCATCTATATTTTTAAATAGAGTTTCATCATAAAGAAGGATGTCATCAATATCCATAATGTATGTTTTTAGTGTTTTGAATTATAAATATATGTGGTAATTCCAAAAAATAGTATTTAAATATG from Methanobacterium sp. harbors:
- a CDS encoding archease, whose amino-acid sequence is MKTSIKNKKFEFFDVTADVGYKAYGNTLEQAFENAALAMFEVMTDTSKVKPKIQKKIKIESEDEYALLYDWLSEFLFILDSEFLVFSKFKVKIEKKDSEYILEGMAWGEEFDPSIHESRAEVKAVTFHLMDVIMENGFMVKVILDI
- a CDS encoding CDC48 family AAA ATPase, with the protein product MPESREIELRVAEALQQDVGKGIIRIDKELLEQIDVKPGDIIEIIGKRTTGAVVGQAYPADVGLEIVRMDGLTRSNAGTSIGEMVSLRHTEIRVARKVVMAPATKGIRIMASGDLIKRNIMGRAVTRGDVMSLISPRRTRETFKEFPSSEKILREFFDAGTPFSLGEIKFSIVSTNPAGIVRINEVTEIEIRPEAVEIIEKKVPDVTYDDVGGLKQEISKVREMIELPLRHPEIFDRLGIDPPRGVLLHGAPGTGKTLLAKAVANESGSNFVAINGPEVMSKYVGEAEKKIRELFKEAEENAPTVIFIDEIDAIAPKREEVTGEVERRVVAQILALMDGLKERGKVIVIGATNRPDALDPALRRPGRFDREIELRVPDRDGRYEILQIHTRGMPLEDDVDMNEIADITHGFVGADLAALSRESAMNALRRILPDIDLEEQTIPREVLERLFVTNNDFMEALKSISPSALREVFIEVPDIHWDDIGGLEELKETLKEVVEWPLNHGDDFRRIGIHPSKGILLFGPPGTGKTMLSKAVATESKANFISVKGSEILSKWFGESERKIAEIFKKAKQASPCIVFFDEIDAIAPMRGSGMGEPRVVERMVNTLLSEMDGLEELRGVVVIGATNRPDLIDAALLRPGRFDEIVLVPPPDEKTRLEILKVHVRDMALDEDVNIKELSKRTEGYSGADIEALCRKAGMIALHENIKIEKVSKRHFEEALTKVNPSTTPQTNEYYEEVARRLGRGLEAKKVHEEFPREVA
- a CDS encoding ORC1-type DNA replication protein produces the protein MDIDDILLYDETLFKNIDAFNPDYIPEHFPHRKSQMEALAICIRPALRNGRPVNAVVLGSCATGKTTAIKKIFEMVEKTSSKVICVYINCQLHTTRFGIFSQIYQKIFGHTPPETGVPFSRIYQNIMQHLSSHEQALVVALDDINNLFYSKNANKIFYDILRAHEAFKGVKTGVFAILSDIEFRFMLDKNVNSIFIPQEIIFNPYTKEEMGDILRERVKIGFYGDVISDELLDEITEHASSSGDLRVGIDLLRISGNLAEADASKTIEEKHIKEALKSTGSINLTYTLKSLSDDEKVLLDIIRLAEDDLTAGSLYNAFNKRISSSYASFNRILNKLEFLRLVDTNFTGKGVKGNSRVVILRFDPEEIQKCMNPL